One genomic window of Massilia sp. KIM includes the following:
- a CDS encoding DUF2461 domain-containing protein, producing the protein MHLRDLTQYLSELSDNNNRPWFLWNKPRYDILRAEFLGVVEELIRQMAKFDPKVAACNPKKAVFRFQRDTRFAKDKTPYKTHFAAGIAPGDKRKPSDGAGPTYYFHIEANGKLLFGAGEYLPPAPRLKAIREHVVNDAPGFTKMLKNKHLRATYGDLRHDEGKLQRPPKGFDPDHPLIDYLKLKSYFVWTELELDLNAPEKLVPQLAGAFKDALALVTWLRGVPENFDE; encoded by the coding sequence ATGCACCTGCGCGACCTGACGCAATACCTGAGCGAACTGAGCGACAACAACAACCGCCCCTGGTTCCTGTGGAACAAGCCCCGTTACGACATCCTGCGCGCCGAATTCCTGGGCGTTGTCGAGGAACTGATACGCCAGATGGCGAAGTTCGACCCCAAGGTGGCCGCCTGCAATCCGAAGAAGGCGGTGTTCCGCTTCCAGCGCGACACCCGCTTCGCCAAGGACAAGACGCCGTATAAAACCCATTTCGCGGCCGGCATCGCGCCGGGCGACAAGCGCAAGCCGAGCGATGGCGCCGGCCCGACCTATTACTTCCACATCGAGGCCAATGGCAAGCTGCTGTTCGGCGCGGGCGAATACCTGCCGCCGGCGCCGCGCCTGAAGGCGATCCGCGAGCACGTCGTCAACGATGCGCCGGGATTCACTAAAATGTTGAAGAATAAGCATCTCCGGGCCACCTATGGCGATTTGCGTCATGACGAGGGCAAGCTCCAGCGTCCGCCGAAGGGTTTCGATCCGGACCATCCGCTGATCGATTACCTCAAGCTCAAGAGCTATTTCGTGTGGACCGAGCTGGAACTGGACCTGAACGCGCCGGAAAAACTGGTTCCGCAGCTGGCCGGCGCCTTCAAGGACGCGCTGGCG